In the bacterium genome, CGGCGCGCCGCCGACCGCAACCCCCTGCCCGGGGTGCGGATGGAACCGGCGGCGTCGCGGGCAGGACAGGGAGCGGGGCTTGCAGCGCGTCCGGTCGGAAGTGCCGGCCGGGGAGGCGGAACCGGACGCGAATGCGGGGTGGAATGGACGGGGCGTGGCGCAGCCCGGTAGCGCAACTGCTTAGGGAGCAGAGGGTCGCCGGTTCGAATCCGGCCGCCCCGACCACCGAACTCCGGTGCCTGTCTTGACACTCCAGGACGCTTGGACCATTATGTCCGTCCGTGCCTCGACGAGAGCGCGGGCGCACGACACTGGCGCCTGTAGCTCAGTTGGATAGAGCACCGGACTTCTAATCCGGCGGTCGCAGGTTCGAGTCCTGCCAGGCGCGCCAGCGTTGCGGATCTCGGGTGGTGGATGTAGCTCAATTGGCGGAGCCCCTGGTTGTGGTCCAGGTGGTCGTGGGTTCGAATCCCATCATCCACCCCACCCCCTTTCCCCATCGCGGCGCGAGGTCCGCCGACCCGCAGCAGGCGGCCCCGGACGGGGCCGTTCGCGTCGGCGGGCGATCGGTCGCCCCGGTCTGCGAACGGGTTGAAGACTGCGGCCCTGGGGCCGCGCCGACAGGAGGGAACGCATGGCCAGTGTGAACAAGGCGATCATCGTCGGGAACCTCGGCCGGGATCCGGAGATCCGCTACACGCAGAACAACACCCCGGTCGCGACGTTCAGCATCGCGACGACCGACCAGTGGAGCGACCGCAACGGCGAGAAGCAGGAGCGCACCGAGTGGCACCGCATCGTCGCCTGGGGCCGCCTGGCCGAGATCTGCTCGCAGTACCTGCAGAAGGGCAAGCAGGTCTACGTCGAGGGCCGGCTGCAGACCCGCGAGTGGGAGGACAAGGACGGCAACAAGCGCTACACGACCGAGATCGTGGCGCAGACGATGCAGATGCTCGGCCGTCCCGGCGACGGCCCGGCCCGCGATCCCGACGCCGCGCCGCGCCCGCCG is a window encoding:
- a CDS encoding single-stranded DNA-binding protein, with protein sequence MASVNKAIIVGNLGRDPEIRYTQNNTPVATFSIATTDQWSDRNGEKQERTEWHRIVAWGRLAEICSQYLQKGKQVYVEGRLQTREWEDKDGNKRYTTEIVAQTMQMLGRPGDGPARDPDAAPRPP